Proteins encoded by one window of Nocardioides euryhalodurans:
- a CDS encoding helix-turn-helix domain-containing protein: MVAGLVSPRSQLEVSDAALPLMMLRQQACDRWQRTGQAETDSFRMVVTPRAQAPQLVLDRCYRARQLTTVTRWVESLEALIASDRHNRTLVHQRSLPMTSYFDAGAVTPEMIRVLGSSEGMPYHVGYGPMQMKLYDLDEVLVAGPDNCAQVGLLWLRGAPAIRAATGYLDAVRRTSVAASALVAPEGVSLTPRQHAVARLLTSGLRDTDAAERLGVSLRTFRTEVARILDELGCETRFAAGARYSVWASSQVDAGR, translated from the coding sequence GTGGTGGCAGGACTGGTCAGTCCGCGCAGCCAGCTCGAGGTGTCCGACGCCGCGTTGCCGCTCATGATGCTCCGGCAGCAGGCGTGCGACCGCTGGCAGCGCACCGGGCAGGCCGAGACCGACTCCTTCCGGATGGTCGTGACCCCACGGGCCCAGGCACCGCAGCTCGTCCTCGACCGCTGCTACCGCGCGCGTCAGCTCACCACTGTCACCCGGTGGGTGGAGTCACTGGAGGCGCTCATCGCCTCCGACCGGCACAACCGGACCCTGGTCCACCAGCGGTCGCTGCCGATGACCAGCTACTTCGACGCCGGCGCCGTCACCCCCGAGATGATCCGCGTGCTCGGCAGCTCCGAGGGGATGCCCTACCACGTCGGCTACGGGCCGATGCAGATGAAGCTCTACGACCTCGACGAGGTGCTCGTCGCGGGGCCTGACAACTGCGCGCAGGTCGGGCTGCTCTGGCTGCGGGGAGCGCCTGCGATCCGGGCCGCCACGGGCTACCTCGACGCGGTCCGACGTACGTCGGTCGCCGCCTCGGCCCTCGTCGCGCCCGAGGGGGTCAGCCTCACGCCGCGCCAGCACGCCGTCGCACGACTGCTGACGTCCGGCCTGCGTGACACCGACGCGGCGGAGCGGCTCGGCGTCTCGCTGCGGACCTTCCGGACGGAGGTGGCCCGGATCCTCGACGAGCTCGGTTGCGAGACCCGGTTCGCCGCCGGCGCGAGGTACTCGGTGTGGGCGTCCTCCCAGGTGGACGCCGGGCGCTAG
- the glgC gene encoding glucose-1-phosphate adenylyltransferase, with translation MRREPRLNVLAIVLAGGEGKRLMPLTADRAKPAVPFAGIYRLIDFALSNVVNSGYLQVVVLTQYKSHSLDRHVTQTWRMSTMLGNYVTPVPAQQRVGKRWYLGSADAIFQSLNLIHDEKPDIIVVVGADHVYRMDFSQMVEQHVETGAACTVAAIRQPIGLADQFGVIDVLPEDPTRIREFLEKPTDPIGLPDSPQEVLASMGNYVFDADALVEAVTRDADLDDSAHDMGGDIVPAFVRREQASVYDFKNNEVPGATDRDRGYWRDVGTLGSYYAAHMDVVSPLPIFNLYNRDWPMYTSYGPQPPVKIVQGAGQRAAEIGDAVLSPGAVVTGGAVDRSVLSPDVRVESGAEVTDSVLLNGVRVGAGAVVRNAILDKNVVVPPGAQIGVDPEVDLARGFVVEDGLTVLGKGQKFPDA, from the coding sequence ATGAGGCGCGAACCGAGACTGAACGTGCTCGCGATCGTGCTGGCAGGCGGGGAGGGCAAGCGGCTGATGCCGCTCACTGCCGACCGCGCCAAGCCGGCCGTTCCCTTCGCCGGCATCTACCGCTTGATCGACTTCGCGCTGTCGAACGTCGTCAACTCCGGCTACCTCCAGGTCGTGGTGCTGACGCAGTACAAGTCGCACAGCCTGGACCGGCACGTCACCCAGACCTGGCGGATGTCGACGATGCTCGGCAACTACGTCACGCCGGTGCCGGCGCAGCAACGGGTCGGCAAGCGGTGGTACCTCGGCAGCGCCGACGCGATCTTCCAGAGCCTCAACCTGATCCACGACGAGAAGCCCGACATCATCGTCGTGGTGGGCGCCGACCACGTCTACCGGATGGACTTCAGCCAGATGGTCGAGCAGCACGTCGAGACCGGGGCCGCCTGCACGGTCGCTGCGATCCGGCAGCCGATCGGGCTGGCGGACCAGTTCGGCGTCATCGACGTCCTGCCCGAGGACCCCACCCGGATCCGCGAGTTCCTCGAGAAGCCCACCGACCCGATCGGCCTCCCCGACAGCCCGCAGGAGGTGCTGGCGTCGATGGGCAACTACGTCTTCGACGCCGACGCCCTGGTGGAGGCCGTCACCCGCGACGCCGACCTCGACGACAGCGCCCACGACATGGGCGGCGACATCGTGCCCGCGTTCGTACGTCGGGAGCAGGCGTCGGTCTACGACTTCAAGAACAACGAGGTGCCCGGCGCGACCGACCGCGACCGCGGCTACTGGCGTGACGTCGGGACGCTGGGCTCCTACTACGCCGCCCACATGGACGTGGTCAGCCCGCTGCCGATCTTCAACCTCTACAACCGCGACTGGCCGATGTACACCTCCTACGGCCCGCAGCCGCCGGTCAAGATCGTCCAGGGCGCGGGCCAGCGGGCCGCGGAGATCGGGGACGCGGTGCTCTCGCCGGGCGCGGTCGTCACCGGAGGTGCCGTCGACCGGTCCGTGCTTTCGCCGGACGTGCGCGTCGAGAGCGGCGCCGAGGTGACCGACAGCGTGCTCCTCAACGGGGTCCGGGTCGGGGCCGGCGCGGTCGTCCGCAACGCGATCCTCGACAAGAACGTGGTCGTCCCGCCGGGCGCGCAGATCGGGGTCGACCCCGAGGTCGACCTGGCGCGCGGCTTCGTCGTCGAGGACGGGTTGACGGTGCTCGGCAAGGGGCAGAAGTTCCCCGACGCCTGA
- the glgA gene encoding glycogen synthase, with the protein MRVDVLSKEYPPEVYGGAGVHVAELVRALRARPGLETRVHAFGAPRDEPLTSSYAEPAELAGANAALRTLGVDLAIADACAGADLVHSHTWYANMAGHLAGLLHDVPHVVSAHSLEPLRPWKAEQLGGGYAVSSWAERTAYEGAAAVIAVSAAMREDVLRCYPALDPERVHVVHNGIDTDDWAPVHDPDRVRALGVDPDRPSVVFVGRITRQKGLPLFLRACAALPPEVQIVLCAGAPDTPEIEAEVEGLAASLADGRSGVVWIREMLPRQDVVTLLTAATVFACPSIYEPLGIVNLEAMACETAVVATATGGIPEVVVHDDTGLLVPIDQADDGTGTPLDPEAYVAAFAEALTSLVTDPGRAAAMGRAGRQRARDSFSWGAIAERTVGVYDGVVAGGA; encoded by the coding sequence ATGCGTGTCGACGTGCTCAGCAAGGAGTACCCCCCGGAGGTCTACGGAGGGGCCGGTGTCCACGTGGCCGAGCTGGTCCGGGCGCTCCGGGCGCGGCCCGGGCTGGAGACCCGGGTGCACGCCTTCGGGGCCCCGCGGGACGAGCCGTTGACGTCGTCGTACGCCGAGCCCGCGGAGCTGGCCGGCGCCAACGCCGCGTTGCGCACGCTGGGCGTCGACCTCGCGATCGCGGACGCCTGCGCGGGAGCCGACCTGGTCCACTCCCACACCTGGTACGCCAACATGGCCGGTCACCTCGCCGGGCTGCTGCACGACGTGCCCCACGTGGTGAGCGCCCACTCGCTGGAGCCGCTCCGCCCGTGGAAGGCCGAGCAGCTCGGCGGCGGCTACGCCGTCTCGTCGTGGGCCGAGCGGACGGCCTACGAGGGAGCCGCGGCCGTGATCGCGGTGTCCGCGGCGATGCGTGAGGACGTGCTGCGCTGCTACCCCGCGCTCGACCCCGAGCGGGTCCACGTGGTCCACAACGGCATCGACACCGACGACTGGGCACCTGTCCACGACCCCGACCGGGTGCGCGCGCTGGGCGTGGACCCCGACCGACCGAGCGTCGTCTTCGTCGGGCGGATCACCCGCCAGAAGGGGCTGCCGCTCTTCCTGCGGGCCTGTGCGGCGCTGCCGCCCGAGGTGCAGATCGTGCTGTGCGCCGGTGCGCCGGACACACCCGAGATCGAGGCCGAGGTCGAGGGCCTGGCGGCCTCGCTCGCCGACGGTCGCTCCGGGGTGGTCTGGATCCGCGAGATGCTGCCGCGGCAAGACGTCGTGACACTGCTCACCGCGGCGACGGTCTTCGCCTGCCCGTCGATCTACGAGCCTCTCGGGATCGTCAACCTCGAGGCGATGGCGTGCGAGACCGCGGTCGTCGCGACCGCGACGGGCGGGATCCCCGAGGTGGTCGTCCACGACGACACCGGGCTGCTCGTGCCCATCGACCAGGCCGACGACGGCACGGGCACGCCGCTGGACCCCGAGGCGTACGTGGCGGCGTTCGCCGAGGCGCTGACGTCGCTGGTGACCGACCCCGGCCGGGCCGCGGCGATGGGCCGAGCCGGTCGCCAGCGTGCCCGCGACTCCTTCAGCTGGGGGGCGATCGCGGAACGCACCGTCGGTGTCTACGACGGGGTGGTCGCCGGTGGAGCCTGA
- a CDS encoding DUF2237 family protein gives MEPEEPEPSTQHNVLGGPLEPCGTDPLTGFYRDGSCTCGPIDPGLHAVCAVMTEEFLAHQSSVGNDLSTPRPEWQFPGLHPGDRWCVVAGRWWQSYQAGVPAPVVLAATNYRALELIPLEILTEQSVDVPPDLSGLV, from the coding sequence GTGGAGCCTGAGGAGCCCGAGCCGTCGACGCAGCACAACGTCCTCGGCGGTCCGCTGGAGCCCTGCGGCACCGACCCGCTGACGGGCTTCTACCGCGACGGGAGCTGCACCTGTGGACCGATCGACCCGGGGCTGCACGCCGTCTGCGCGGTGATGACCGAGGAGTTCCTCGCCCACCAGTCCTCGGTCGGCAACGACCTCTCGACGCCGCGGCCGGAGTGGCAGTTCCCCGGCCTGCACCCGGGTGACCGCTGGTGCGTGGTCGCCGGCCGGTGGTGGCAGTCCTACCAGGCGGGCGTCCCGGCGCCGGTCGTGCTGGCCGCGACCAACTACCGCGCCCTCGAGCTGATCCCCCTCGAGATCCTGACCGAGCAGTCCGTCGACGTCCCGCCCGACCTCTCCGGCCTCGTCTGA
- a CDS encoding matrixin family metalloprotease encodes MPDRPPSSREQRRRRRELEAAMRELDRLDREHGLGTLPDSAPARHVRRRRGSPVLAGLVVTALLMVGVVLVGPGDELATVRRLFGLGPDRYGSPPAYTPGEGSFAFLTTQRGSDEPVGYDPCSPVEYVVNTADAPPDWEELVADGVAHTEWATGLELVDRGTTDDRPFDPVQRGAFSGTPRPVVIGFADEDELDGLAGDVAGLGGSLAVRDSLGRDYFVTGSIALDTEVFDGTSSGEERASLQAIVDHELGHVVGLDHVDDPDELMYAENVGRTTYGPGDLEGLARLGSIPCR; translated from the coding sequence GTGCCGGACCGACCACCCAGCAGCCGCGAGCAGCGACGTCGACGGCGCGAGCTCGAGGCTGCGATGCGGGAGCTCGACCGGCTGGACCGGGAGCACGGCCTCGGCACCCTGCCGGACAGTGCACCGGCCCGCCACGTCCGGCGGCGACGCGGCTCACCGGTGCTGGCCGGGCTGGTGGTGACCGCCCTGCTGATGGTCGGGGTGGTCCTGGTCGGGCCGGGCGACGAGCTCGCGACCGTACGCCGCCTCTTCGGACTCGGTCCGGACCGCTACGGCAGCCCGCCCGCCTACACCCCCGGCGAGGGCTCGTTCGCCTTCCTCACCACGCAGCGGGGGTCGGACGAGCCGGTCGGCTACGACCCGTGCAGCCCCGTCGAGTACGTCGTCAACACCGCGGACGCTCCCCCGGACTGGGAGGAGCTGGTCGCCGACGGCGTCGCGCACACCGAGTGGGCCACCGGCCTCGAGCTCGTCGACCGCGGCACCACCGACGACCGCCCCTTCGACCCGGTGCAGCGCGGAGCGTTCTCCGGGACGCCGAGACCGGTGGTGATCGGGTTCGCCGACGAGGACGAGCTCGACGGTCTCGCCGGCGACGTCGCCGGCCTGGGCGGCAGCCTGGCGGTCCGCGACAGCCTGGGTCGCGACTACTTCGTCACCGGCTCGATCGCCCTCGACACCGAGGTCTTCGACGGCACCAGCAGCGGCGAGGAACGCGCCTCGCTGCAGGCGATCGTCGACCACGAGCTCGGCCACGTCGTGGGGCTGGACCACGTCGACGACCCCGACGAGCTGATGTACGCCGAGAACGTCGGGCGGACGACGTACGGTCCCGGCGACCTCGAGGGCCTGGCCCGGCTGGGCTCGATCCCCTGCCGCTGA
- a CDS encoding cryptochrome/photolyase family protein, giving the protein MTRLRWLLGDQLGPHFVHDHRGPVLLVESRAVFVRRRFHRAKAHLVLSAMRHRAAELGDRTTYVNSETYAPAVREHAGSGPVQVVHPTSYAALGLVRRLAEELDLTVLDARGFATSRDDFTAWADGRGGRRLLMEDFYRDARRRHGVLLDGGGPAGGRWNFDEDNREPPPRGADTLGVPEPWWPEEDDIDAEVREDLDRWERNGDVTFLGRDGPRRFPATRREALAALDRFVEHRLPHFGAHEDAVLEGDPWMAHSLVSAPLNLGLLEPLEVVRRAEEAYLSGDAPIAAVEGFVRQVLGWRDYVWHLYWHLGPSYRRRNELSATERVPQWFRELDAAATDARCLSHTLDQVATHGWVHHIPRLMVLGSYAMQRGWSPSQVTDWFHRAFVDGYDWVMVPNVVGMSQHADGGVMATKPYTSGGAYLNRMTDHCGSCRFDPTVRVGEDACPFTAGYWWFLDRHRERFAGNQRMAQAVRGLDRLSDLDGLVAQEESRGNRPP; this is encoded by the coding sequence ATGACCAGGCTGCGGTGGCTCCTCGGGGACCAGCTCGGGCCGCACTTCGTCCACGACCACCGCGGCCCGGTGCTGCTGGTGGAGTCCCGGGCGGTCTTCGTGCGGCGACGCTTCCACCGTGCGAAGGCGCACCTCGTCCTTTCCGCGATGCGCCATCGGGCCGCCGAGCTGGGCGACAGGACGACGTACGTCAACAGCGAGACGTACGCGCCGGCCGTGCGGGAGCACGCCGGGTCCGGGCCGGTGCAGGTGGTGCACCCGACGTCGTACGCGGCGCTCGGGCTGGTCCGTCGGCTCGCCGAGGAGCTCGACCTCACCGTGCTCGACGCCCGTGGGTTCGCCACGAGCCGCGACGACTTCACCGCCTGGGCCGACGGGCGGGGCGGACGCCGGCTGCTGATGGAGGACTTCTACCGTGACGCGCGCCGCCGCCACGGGGTGCTGCTCGACGGCGGCGGCCCGGCCGGGGGTCGCTGGAACTTCGACGAGGACAACCGCGAGCCGCCCCCGCGCGGTGCGGACACCCTCGGCGTCCCCGAGCCCTGGTGGCCGGAGGAGGACGACATCGACGCCGAGGTCCGCGAGGACCTCGACCGGTGGGAGCGTAACGGGGACGTCACCTTCCTCGGGCGCGACGGGCCGCGGCGCTTCCCGGCGACGCGACGCGAGGCGCTGGCCGCGCTGGACCGCTTCGTCGAGCACCGGCTGCCCCACTTCGGCGCCCACGAGGACGCCGTGCTGGAGGGCGACCCCTGGATGGCGCACTCGTTGGTCTCCGCACCGCTCAACCTCGGGCTGCTCGAACCGCTCGAGGTGGTCCGCCGCGCCGAGGAGGCGTACCTGTCCGGCGACGCGCCGATCGCGGCGGTCGAGGGGTTCGTGCGGCAGGTGCTCGGCTGGCGCGACTACGTCTGGCACCTCTACTGGCACCTCGGGCCGTCCTACCGCCGGCGCAACGAGCTGTCCGCGACCGAGCGGGTGCCGCAGTGGTTCCGCGAGCTCGACGCGGCCGCGACCGACGCGCGCTGCCTCTCCCACACGCTGGACCAGGTGGCGACCCACGGCTGGGTGCACCACATCCCGCGGCTGATGGTCCTGGGGTCGTACGCGATGCAGCGAGGCTGGTCGCCCTCCCAGGTGACCGACTGGTTCCACCGGGCCTTCGTCGACGGCTACGACTGGGTGATGGTTCCCAACGTGGTCGGGATGTCGCAGCACGCGGACGGCGGTGTGATGGCCACCAAGCCCTACACGTCCGGCGGTGCCTACCTGAACCGGATGACCGACCACTGCGGGTCGTGCCGGTTCGACCCCACGGTGCGGGTGGGCGAGGACGCCTGCCCCTTCACGGCGGGCTACTGGTGGTTCCTCGACCGCCACCGGGAGCGCTTCGCCGGCAACCAGCGGATGGCCCAGGCCGTGCGGGGCCTCGACCGGCTGTCCGACCTCGACGGGCTCGTCGCCCAGGAGGAGTCCCGCGGCAACCGCCCGCCGTGA
- a CDS encoding SRPBCC family protein — protein MMIQRTVETQAAPAAVFDYLSDFTRTTEWDPGTVSTVRVEGDGGVGTVYDNVSEFNGRKTELRYTVVDHVPHALVRLRGENKTVTAIDTMEIAAVGDGSSVTYTADFTFKGVAKLVTPFLGGAFKKLGDEAEQGLREALAKL, from the coding sequence ATGATGATCCAGCGCACGGTCGAGACCCAGGCCGCCCCCGCCGCGGTGTTCGACTACCTGAGCGACTTCACCCGGACCACCGAGTGGGACCCGGGGACCGTCTCGACGGTCCGCGTGGAGGGCGACGGTGGCGTCGGGACCGTCTACGACAACGTCTCGGAGTTCAACGGCCGCAAGACCGAGCTGCGCTACACGGTGGTCGACCACGTGCCCCATGCCCTGGTCCGGCTGCGGGGCGAGAACAAGACGGTCACCGCGATCGACACCATGGAGATCGCCGCCGTCGGCGACGGCAGCAGCGTCACCTACACGGCCGACTTCACGTTCAAGGGCGTCGCCAAACTCGTCACGCCCTTCCTCGGCGGCGCCTTCAAGAAGCTGGGCGACGAGGCCGAGCAGGGGCTGCGCGAGGCGCTCGCGAAGCTCTGA
- a CDS encoding TspO/MBR family protein produces the protein MTASVSTRPDRRTPALLGLVGFLVAVAVVAVVGGLAAGSAGSTYRALELPPFAPPSWLFGPVWTVLYVMIAVSGWLVWRAAGWGPASTLWVVQLALNLAWTPLFFGAGQYGWALVDIVALVGAVGATIVLSARVSRLAAWLLVPYLAWVCFATALNAAIWWLN, from the coding sequence ATGACCGCATCCGTGTCGACCCGTCCCGACCGACGTACGCCGGCGCTCCTCGGGCTCGTGGGGTTCCTCGTGGCCGTGGCCGTCGTCGCCGTCGTCGGCGGCCTGGCCGCCGGGTCGGCCGGGTCGACGTACCGGGCCCTGGAGCTCCCTCCCTTCGCCCCGCCCTCGTGGCTGTTCGGGCCGGTGTGGACGGTGCTCTACGTGATGATCGCGGTGTCGGGGTGGCTGGTCTGGAGAGCGGCAGGGTGGGGCCCCGCCTCGACGCTGTGGGTCGTCCAGCTCGCGCTCAACCTCGCGTGGACACCGCTGTTCTTCGGCGCTGGGCAGTACGGGTGGGCGCTGGTCGACATCGTGGCGCTCGTCGGCGCCGTCGGGGCGACGATCGTGCTCAGTGCCCGAGTCTCACGGCTCGCCGCGTGGCTGCTGGTCCCCTACCTCGCGTGGGTGTGCTTCGCGACGGCCCTCAACGCGGCGATCTGGTGGCTCAACTGA
- a CDS encoding alpha-glucosidase — protein sequence MTRWLRRIALGALALLLIAAAAVVGYSFTLPEDELEVVEPAALVVEQGVEGTLATGGVEVTLGPSGLTLVEDGRIVWESPDGEAFLAAARGEVAVEEHRGYFFTEVRHDAEWTEQRITGMRAVVDGVLLEGTLHGEADQVRWSARIRERPDGGALLQVEVPDADAVVLSSGRSEGAGVHGFGEQFSDFDLDDRLLPIIVREQGVGRGEQPLSVLADLTNRSAAGDATTTYAAWASWVTEDLRGVALVADRPASHAVAVADTRDDERVALEVWAPTLDAELTAGDSPADLVAERQVGAPTLPGWTQEGAIVGMQGGTEEVRRRVADLRASGAEVSGVWLQDWTGQRTTSFGERLWWTWQLDRERYPAWERLVADLADEGITVTTYVNPFLVDAGPKHDPGIRNLFAEARDAGHLVERPDGSPYLLDQGGFDAALVDLTDPAARDWFVEVIAEEVLGAGVGGFMADFGEGLPFDARLHAGDARLAHNAWPGLWAETVREACERAARPDCVTWFRSGSLGMGEDASLFWNGDQLVDFGAEDGLRSALLGTFSAGVSGWPLVHSDIGGYTSVDAVVTDYVRTDELLKRWTELAAFGVVMRTHEGNRPDDNVQVHDDEQRAHFGRMTRVFAALAPYRRAVLTQATEEGLPAIRHGWLVAPGSDAAEVDTQFFLGDALLVAPVLDATTGRVEVTFPPGEWRHLITGKAYEEGTTEVEALVGRPAAFVRTDHPLADALTRDVGALFD from the coding sequence GTGACCCGCTGGCTGCGCCGTATCGCGCTGGGTGCCCTCGCCCTCCTGCTGATCGCTGCGGCGGCCGTCGTCGGCTACTCCTTCACCCTCCCTGAGGACGAGCTCGAGGTCGTCGAGCCGGCAGCTCTGGTGGTCGAGCAGGGCGTCGAGGGGACCCTGGCGACGGGCGGTGTCGAGGTCACCCTCGGTCCCTCCGGGCTGACGCTGGTCGAGGACGGCCGGATCGTCTGGGAGAGCCCCGATGGTGAGGCGTTCCTCGCGGCGGCCCGCGGCGAGGTGGCCGTCGAGGAGCACCGCGGCTACTTCTTCACCGAGGTGCGCCACGATGCCGAGTGGACCGAGCAACGGATCACCGGGATGCGGGCGGTCGTCGACGGCGTGCTCCTGGAGGGCACGCTCCACGGGGAGGCCGACCAGGTCCGGTGGAGCGCCCGCATCCGGGAGCGGCCCGACGGCGGCGCGCTGCTGCAGGTCGAGGTGCCCGACGCCGACGCGGTCGTGCTCAGCTCCGGGCGTTCCGAGGGTGCCGGCGTCCACGGCTTCGGCGAGCAGTTCAGCGACTTCGACCTCGACGACCGGCTGCTGCCGATCATCGTCCGCGAGCAGGGCGTGGGCCGGGGCGAGCAGCCGCTCAGCGTCCTGGCCGACCTCACCAACCGCTCCGCCGCCGGCGACGCGACCACGACGTACGCCGCCTGGGCCTCGTGGGTGACCGAGGACCTGCGCGGCGTCGCCCTCGTCGCGGACCGGCCTGCCTCCCACGCCGTCGCGGTCGCGGACACCCGCGACGACGAGCGGGTCGCGCTCGAGGTGTGGGCGCCCACCCTGGACGCGGAGCTGACGGCGGGGGACAGCCCGGCCGACCTGGTCGCGGAGCGCCAGGTCGGAGCGCCGACGCTGCCGGGCTGGACCCAGGAGGGCGCGATCGTGGGCATGCAGGGAGGCACCGAGGAGGTACGGCGTCGCGTCGCCGACCTGCGCGCCTCCGGCGCGGAGGTCTCCGGCGTGTGGCTCCAGGACTGGACCGGGCAGCGGACGACGTCGTTCGGCGAGCGGCTGTGGTGGACCTGGCAGCTGGACCGCGAGCGCTACCCGGCCTGGGAGCGGCTGGTCGCCGACCTGGCCGACGAGGGCATCACCGTCACGACGTACGTCAACCCGTTCCTCGTCGACGCCGGACCGAAGCACGACCCCGGCATCCGCAACCTCTTCGCCGAGGCGCGCGACGCCGGCCACCTGGTCGAGCGGCCTGACGGGTCGCCGTACCTCCTGGACCAGGGCGGCTTCGACGCGGCGCTCGTCGACCTGACCGACCCGGCGGCGCGGGACTGGTTCGTCGAGGTCATCGCCGAGGAGGTGCTGGGCGCGGGAGTGGGCGGGTTCATGGCCGACTTCGGGGAGGGGCTGCCCTTCGATGCGCGGCTCCACGCCGGTGACGCACGGCTGGCGCACAACGCGTGGCCGGGGCTGTGGGCGGAGACCGTCCGCGAGGCGTGCGAGCGGGCAGCGCGGCCCGACTGCGTGACCTGGTTCCGGAGCGGGTCGCTCGGGATGGGCGAGGACGCGTCGCTGTTCTGGAACGGCGACCAGCTGGTCGACTTCGGCGCGGAGGACGGGCTGCGTTCCGCGCTGCTGGGCACCTTCTCCGCCGGCGTCTCGGGCTGGCCGCTGGTCCACTCCGACATCGGCGGCTACACCTCGGTCGACGCGGTCGTGACCGACTACGTCCGCACCGACGAGCTGCTGAAGCGGTGGACCGAGCTGGCGGCGTTCGGCGTCGTGATGCGCACCCACGAGGGCAACCGTCCCGACGACAACGTCCAGGTCCACGACGACGAGCAGCGGGCGCACTTCGGCCGGATGACGCGGGTCTTCGCGGCGCTGGCGCCCTACCGGCGCGCGGTGCTCACGCAGGCGACCGAGGAGGGCCTCCCGGCAATCCGCCACGGGTGGCTGGTGGCCCCGGGCAGCGACGCTGCCGAGGTGGACACCCAGTTCTTCCTCGGCGACGCGTTGCTGGTCGCGCCCGTCCTCGACGCGACGACGGGGCGGGTGGAGGTCACCTTCCCACCCGGCGAGTGGCGCCACCTGATCACGGGGAAGGCCTACGAGGAGGGGACGACCGAGGTCGAGGCCCTCGTGGGCCGGCCGGCGGCCTTCGTGCGGACCGACCACCCGCTGGCCGACGCGCTCACGCGCGACGTCGGCGCCCTCTTCGACTGA
- a CDS encoding mycothiol transferase, with amino-acid sequence MDAQDLLEDSFTRIRDLYAAHAEGLDDRTLHHRPDGAGNSVGWLLWHLARVQDDHVAHLAGSPQRWEQWQERFGLPNGPEDIGFGHTSEQVDAVRITDPALLVGYHADVDALTRDYLARVDAAELDRVVDRRWDPPVTAGARLVSIQGDCLQHLGQVGYVLGLLTT; translated from the coding sequence ATGGACGCCCAGGACCTGCTCGAGGACTCCTTCACCCGGATCCGTGATCTCTACGCCGCCCACGCCGAGGGACTCGACGACCGCACGTTGCACCACCGACCCGACGGGGCCGGCAACTCCGTCGGCTGGCTGCTGTGGCACCTCGCGCGGGTCCAGGACGACCACGTCGCCCACCTCGCGGGCAGCCCGCAGCGGTGGGAGCAGTGGCAGGAGCGGTTCGGGCTGCCCAACGGGCCGGAGGACATCGGCTTCGGCCACACCAGCGAGCAGGTCGACGCCGTACGGATCACCGACCCGGCGCTGCTCGTGGGCTACCACGCCGACGTCGACGCCCTCACGCGCGACTACCTCGCCCGCGTCGACGCGGCCGAGCTCGACCGGGTGGTCGACCGGCGGTGGGACCCGCCGGTGACCGCGGGGGCGCGGCTGGTGAGCATCCAGGGCGACTGCCTGCAGCACCTCGGGCAGGTCGGCTACGTGTTGGGGCTGCTCACCACCTAG
- a CDS encoding SRPBCC family protein, which yields MQKVDAEGPLSPAEVWERYTHASLWSSWAPQVRGVSGAHDPVRAGDRGWVRGPFPLRLPYTVLAVDEGARRWSWQVGIGVVSVVMEHGVDPAPAGSRAWLRIEVPGPLAAPYAPIARMALRRLVRP from the coding sequence GTGCAGAAGGTCGACGCCGAGGGCCCGCTGTCCCCGGCGGAGGTGTGGGAGCGCTACACGCACGCCTCGCTCTGGTCGTCGTGGGCCCCGCAGGTCCGCGGCGTCTCCGGCGCGCACGACCCGGTCCGGGCCGGCGACCGCGGCTGGGTGCGGGGCCCGTTCCCGCTGCGTCTCCCCTACACGGTGCTCGCCGTCGACGAGGGTGCGCGGCGCTGGAGCTGGCAGGTCGGCATCGGCGTGGTCTCGGTCGTGATGGAGCACGGTGTCGACCCGGCGCCCGCGGGCAGCAGGGCCTGGCTGCGGATCGAGGTGCCCGGCCCGCTGGCCGCGCCGTACGCCCCGATCGCGCGGATGGCGCTGCGGCGCCTCGTCAGACCCTGA